The segment TTTATAATCGAATACTTCCTTGAAATCATCCAGGTATTTGTGCACTAACAAATTTATCTGGATCGTTGAACTCTCTGGGAATTGTCCGTTTTCAATCTTCGAAATCAGTAACAGCGACTTATTCAGCTTCGAGATATGTTCGAGTGTCTGATAAACCTTGCTCAATTCTTCCATCTGCCGTTCCGACATCGTATCATCATCCATTAACATTTCAATCCGATTCTGGCAGATCGCCAGTGGTGTTTGTATTTCGTGGGAAGCATTTCCTATAAACTGTTTCTGCTGCTCATAAATAGCTTCATTATGGGAAGTACTGCGGATCAAAGCCTCATTCAACTTACGAAACTCAGTTACATCAGTCGGATTGTCCAGCGGGCGGTTGTTTTTCCCTAAGGTATAAGTGTCCAGCCAGTCTAAAAGTTTGTACAAAGGTTTCATATTCTGTCGATAAACCAGCACATTGATCAGCAGAATCGTAAGTAGTAAAACCCCGTACAGGAACATGATCCAGAACCAGATAGACGAAATCAGGTCGGCTTTTTCAATAGACGGTGTCGAGACTGTCAACATATAATATTGGTCATTCCGGTCTTGGAAGATGGTTTTCAGGATTCGGGCCGGTTCTGTTTCTTTCTTTTCTGTAATATATACCATCGAATCGGTATATTGAATATGAGGATGAGAAGCCGCATAAGCCTCGTCAATTTCCTGGAGGAAGTATTGGTTGTTGGAACCATTGTTATGTGATGGCAGCTTTTCTCCAGCCAGATGTCGGGTAATAATCACTTCTGAATAATCTTCCAGCGCATCATCAACTTCGTCATTGACCTCATCCATCAGAGCAAAGTAAAACAATCCAGCCCATATGGTCAGGATTACAATTAAGGCAACGGATAAACGTCCTATGACGCGATAGAAAAGTTTCATAATCAATTATTCGTAATTAATTTGTAGCCGATGCCGTAAACAGCTTTGATTTCCGGACCGGCTCCGGCTTCTTTCAGTTTCTTCCGGAGATTCTTGATCTGAGCATAGATAAAGTCGAAGTTATCAACCTGGTCGATATGATCTCCCCATACTGATTCCGCCAATGTCTGTTTATTAATTAACCGATTCGGGCGGTTAATAAAGTAGAGTAGGATATCATACTCTTTCCGGCTCAAATCAACCGGCTGTTGATCTACCTTGACTTCAAACGTAGACGGGTTGACTTCTATGTTATCTAGTGTAATCAGCTGTTCTCCTCCATGATTATTTCTACGGATCACACTTTTGATCCGTGCATTCAGTTCTGCCAGATGAAAAGGCTTTGCCAGATAATCATCTGCTCCCAAATCCAGACCGGCCACTTTATCTTCCCATGAATCTTTAGCAGAAATGATAATGACATTCTCTTTCCGCCTTTCTTTCTTCAGTGATTCCAGGATTTGCAGGCCGCTTCCTCCGGGAAGCATGATATCGAGCAAAATACAGTCGTAGTCATAGTCATCCAACTTAAGTAAGGCGGCCTGGTAATTATCGGCTGTCTCGACAACATACCGTTCCTTTTCCAAAGACTTTTTGATGATCTCCTGCAACGACGGGTCATCTTCTATAATTAATATCTTCATGTTATCACTAAATTGGGCAAAAGCAAATATAGCAAAAACTTTGGATTTATCTTTAAAATAACGGCAAGGAATATGACCAAACGGTAAATAGCAAGCCTCTGGTTTGGGTTAAACCAAAGCTGCTTGCTATTTACCGTTGGCCGAAGATTGTCAGGTTCTGTTTCTTTTTATCTTTTCATGATAGAAATAATTAACCAGTACCGGCTTGCCTTTTTCCGAACGGCCATAAGGCAAGTCATTTACCCGATAAGGCAAGTTTTGCTGCGCCGCATATGTTGAAATCTCAGCCTCAAGCGACTTCCAATAATCCAATCGTTTCTGGTTATAAATTTCATCATACAAGGTAAATAGTGACGGATATTTCTCTTGTATATATTCCATAATACATTTTTTGAACTGTCCCCGCAGATTCAGATTTTCCAGCCAGATCAAATCTGCATAGTCTTTTACTTCTTCAATGATGGCTTTTACATCAGTGATGCCTGGGAAAATAGGAGATATGAAACATACCGTACGAAGACCTGCATCGTATACTTGCTTCATAGCCCGCAGTCTGCGTTCTATGCTTACGGCTTGATCCATATCTGCTCTGAACTGTTCATCAAGTGTATTGACCGACCATGAAACCGTTACTTTACGAAACTGTTTAAGCAGGTCGAGATCACGTAATACAAGGTCTGATTTTGTACAGATCATGATCTCCGCATTAGTACCTTGTAGTTCTTCAAGCAAATGGCGAGTACGTCGAAATTCTTCTTCGTAGGGATTATAGCCATCTGTTACTGAGCCAATGACAATTCGTTGTCTGTCATAACGGTGCGGATTGGTGATGGGTTTCCAATTCTTTACATCTAAGAATGTTCCCCACGGTTCTGTATGACCGGTAAACCGCTTCATAAACGAAGCATAACAGTATTTACAGGCATGCGGACAACCTACATATGGATTTACAGAATAACCACCGACAGGCAACGATGATTTGGTCATGACGTTCTGCACGTCTATTTGTTTAACTACCATCATAGCGTAATAATTTCTCCATCTTCAGGAATAATCAACCGGATAGCCATTGTTCCCTTTTCCATTGTGATTATATCTTTAATAATTACAGTTGCAAATTTCGACAGATCGGTCTGATTGCTTTATGCCTTAAATTATGGAATATATGCCCTTTTGATAAAGAGAAATAGTACCTTTGTAAAAAGGTCGATTTATGAAAGAGATTATCAATCCGGAAAAACTGGTCAGCGTTCCATTCAGCAAAACTGATTGCGGAGTAGATTTTTATATCAATACCGGGAAAAGCGTGGATATCAGTGGCGTATTAACCGAATATAAACGGTTCAGAACAGATTTCTTCTGCTTCTTTTTCTTCCGCAAGGCAAATGGCTTTTTGCTGTTAAACTTTCGGAAGATTGATTTACGGGATGACATGA is part of the Parabacteroides sp. AD58 genome and harbors:
- a CDS encoding radical SAM mobile pair protein B, whose amino-acid sequence is MMVVKQIDVQNVMTKSSLPVGGYSVNPYVGCPHACKYCYASFMKRFTGHTEPWGTFLDVKNWKPITNPHRYDRQRIVIGSVTDGYNPYEEEFRRTRHLLEELQGTNAEIMICTKSDLVLRDLDLLKQFRKVTVSWSVNTLDEQFRADMDQAVSIERRLRAMKQVYDAGLRTVCFISPIFPGITDVKAIIEEVKDYADLIWLENLNLRGQFKKCIMEYIQEKYPSLFTLYDEIYNQKRLDYWKSLEAEISTYAAQQNLPYRVNDLPYGRSEKGKPVLVNYFYHEKIKRNRT
- a CDS encoding sensor histidine kinase, encoding MKLFYRVIGRLSVALIVILTIWAGLFYFALMDEVNDEVDDALEDYSEVIITRHLAGEKLPSHNNGSNNQYFLQEIDEAYAASHPHIQYTDSMVYITEKKETEPARILKTIFQDRNDQYYMLTVSTPSIEKADLISSIWFWIMFLYGVLLLTILLINVLVYRQNMKPLYKLLDWLDTYTLGKNNRPLDNPTDVTEFRKLNEALIRSTSHNEAIYEQQKQFIGNASHEIQTPLAICQNRIEMLMDDDTMSERQMEELSKVYQTLEHISKLNKSLLLISKIENGQFPESSTIQINLLVHKYLDDFKEVFDYKHIHVTIEERASFEVYMNDTLASILITNLLKNAFVHNVKDGQISIRISAHDLIVSNTAESGALDENQIFTRFYQGKKKEQSTGLGLAIVDTICRLYSFSIHYYYKDGNHFFHFST
- a CDS encoding response regulator transcription factor, with the translated sequence MKILIIEDDPSLQEIIKKSLEKERYVVETADNYQAALLKLDDYDYDCILLDIMLPGGSGLQILESLKKERRKENVIIISAKDSWEDKVAGLDLGADDYLAKPFHLAELNARIKSVIRRNNHGGEQLITLDNIEVNPSTFEVKVDQQPVDLSRKEYDILLYFINRPNRLINKQTLAESVWGDHIDQVDNFDFIYAQIKNLRKKLKEAGAGPEIKAVYGIGYKLITNN